One part of the Indicator indicator isolate 239-I01 chromosome 42, UM_Iind_1.1, whole genome shotgun sequence genome encodes these proteins:
- the TMEM208 gene encoding transmembrane protein 208, translating to MAPKGKAGTKGKKQIFEENRETLRFYLRIILGASAVYALVNLVIFYPAASAWTWLAFVFSSVVYGTSYRSMNSMAKPSFTDDGSLADGGIDLNMEQGMAEHLKDVILLTAIVQVLSCFSLYIWYFWLLAPGRALYLLWVNILGPWLAAESPSPAVPDTNEKRQRRQERRQMKRF from the exons ATGGCG CCCAAGGGGAAGGCAGGCACCAAGGGCAAGAAGCAGATCTTCGAGGAGAACCGGGAGACGCTGCGCTTCTACCTTCGCATCATCCTGGGGGCCTCC GCCGTGTACGCCCTGGTGAACCTGGTGATCTTCTACCCCGCTGCCTCCGCCTGGACATGG CTGGCGTTCGTCTTCAGCTCGGTGGTGTACGGCACCAGCTACCGGTCGATGAACTCGATGGCCAAGCCGTCCTTCACGGACGACGGCAGCCTCGCCGACGGGGGAATCGACCTGAACATGGAGCAGGGGATGGCAGA GCACCTCAAGGATGTGATCCTGCTGACCGCCATAGTccaggtgctgagctgcttctcaCTCTACATCTGGTACTTCTGGCTCTTG GCTCCGGGCCGTGCGCTGtacctgctgtgggtgaacaTCCTGGggccctggctggcagctgagtCGCCCTCCCCGGCTGTGCCGGACACCAACGAGAAGAGGCAGCGGCGCCAGGAGCGGCGGCAGATGAAGCGCTTCTAG